Genomic DNA from Methylocystis sp. MJC1:
CGAGGTCGCTCGGCGGCTCCGTGGTGGCTGGCGGCTTGAGCTGGCTTGGTTACTGAGGGCAGAGATTGGAGACGCAGGAGAAGGCGCGCGGCGTGACGCGCGCCGCAGAGGCGACGCGGGCGGCGCTCATCAAGGCGGCGACGGCGGTTTTTGCCGAGCATGGCTACGAAGGCGGCTCGGTGCGGGCGATCACCCAGCGCGCGGGCGCCAATCAGGCGGCGATCAACTATCATTTCGGCGGCAAGGAGGGCCTCTATCGCGCGGTGCTGGAAACCGCCGCGGATGCGTTGGAGAAGGAGAGCTTTCTCGACGCCGAGGAGCTGGATCAGCTCCCGCCGGCGGACGCTCTGCGTCTCTATCTGCGCCAATTCCTGTCGCCGCTCGTCAAGCGCGACCGCGTCAGCCAATATCTGCGGCTCTTCGCCTGGGAGGGCGTCCGCCCGAGCGCGATCTTCAACAGCTTCATCGAGGCGCGCCCGCTGCGCATCTTCGCGCTCGCCGAGCGGGTCGCGCGGCGCTTTCTGCCGGATGACGCGCCGAGGGACGAGATCATGCTTCGCAGCCTATGGCTGGCGCAGCAGCCGATCTTCTTCGTGCGCGAGACGGAGCGCTTGGCGCGACCGCCTTTTGCAATGACCTTCGATCCAGACGGGGTGGAGCGGCTCGTTGAGCGTCTCGCCGCTTTGAGCCTTGCCGGGCTGATGGGCGCGGAGACGGCGTCGTCCGCGCCCAACGCCCCTTAGAAGTGATAATTCACGCCGGCCTTGAGCGACGACATGTTCACGCCGGAGCTCAGCGCATAGCGCGAAAAATCGAAGTAGCTGCCGCTTCCCGTCGAGGTGAAGAGATATTCGCCCTTGGCCGAGAGGTTGGGCAGGATCATATATTCGAGGCCGCCGCCGAGCGCCCAGCCGGGCTGGAAGCGCGCATCGACGCCATAGAAGAAGCCTTGCGAAAGCTGGATCGTATTCTTGCTCCCGGCGAAGCCGGCCGTCGCATAGATCAGGGCCGGGCCCATGACATAGCCGGCGCGCCCGCGGATCGTCAGCAGATCATCGACGTCGCCCTTGGCGTAGGCGCCCCAGAAGGGCGCGCGT
This window encodes:
- a CDS encoding TetR/AcrR family transcriptional regulator; the encoded protein is METQEKARGVTRAAEATRAALIKAATAVFAEHGYEGGSVRAITQRAGANQAAINYHFGGKEGLYRAVLETAADALEKESFLDAEELDQLPPADALRLYLRQFLSPLVKRDRVSQYLRLFAWEGVRPSAIFNSFIEARPLRIFALAERVARRFLPDDAPRDEIMLRSLWLAQQPIFFVRETERLARPPFAMTFDPDGVERLVERLAALSLAGLMGAETASSAPNAP
- a CDS encoding outer membrane protein; translated protein: MMKPNRAAILAPLLIAATAATGADLPRRSAPPADYYPPPPPAFTWQGFYAGVQGGVGFAAFQDGGGNLIGSSPSGGLIGITAGYNFMAAPQLLVGAEVDFAFTGVSGSRAPFWGAYAKGDVDDLLTIRGRAGYVMGPALIYATAGFAGSKNTIQLSQGFFYGVDARFQPGWALGGGLEYMILPNLSAKGEYLFTSTGSGSYFDFSRYALSSGVNMSSLKAGVNYHF